The segment CTTGCTGGTAGGCCTGCAACCGCGTGCTGTCACGCAAGATCAGGCGCACGGCCTTGCTGGCCCGCGCCAGACGACAAGCCCACAGGCTGCCCAGGCTACCTGCGCCGAGAATGTGCCAGGTGCTGCTCATATGCGTTTCGCAACCGTTATAATGAGCCCGCATTTTAACCGTCAAACCCAGCGCGCTCCATCTTCAGTCCGAGCGCGCTTTTATTTTGGGAGAGTAACCATGCCTTCGTTCGACGTGGTATCGGAACTGGACAAGCACGAAGTGCAGAACGCGGTCGACAATGCCATCAAGGAGCTCGACCGCCGCTACGACCTCAAGGGCAAGGGCAGCTTCGAGTTCAAGGACAAAGAGCAGACCGTCATGCTCACCGCCGAGGAAGAGTTCCAGCTCGAGGCGATGCTCGAAATCCTGCGCCTGGCCCTGGTCAAGCGCAAGATCGACGTCAAGTGCCTGGAGACCAAGGACCCCTATGCGTCCGGCAAGGAGAAAAAGCAGGAGGCCAAGTTCCGCGAGGGCATCGACAAAGACCTGGCGAAAAAGATCGTCGCCACCATCAAGGATGGCAAGCTCAAGGTCCAGGCCGCCATTCAGGGCGAGCAGGTACGGGTTACCGGCAAGAAGCGCGATGATCTGCAGGAAGCCATCGCCTTGCTGCGTACCAAGGAATTCGACATGCCGCTGCAGTTCAACAACTTCCGCGACTGACCCGGGCCGCCGGAACCCCCATGCAGTTGCGGCTGTCCATGGGGGCCTGGCCGCTGAAATGCAGGCGGCCCGACGTATTGTGCAATCGCCGCTCGGCATCAGGAGATGAATATGGATTTGAGTGCTGAAGTCGATCAGCTGGTCCGCCAATCCGAAACCTGGATTCCCATGATCATGGCGTACGGCAGCCGCCTGCTGCTGGCGCTGGTGACCCTTGCCATTGGCTGGTGGGTGACCAACATCGTCAGCGACCGGCTGGCAAGGCTCGTGGGCCTTAAAGTTCACGACCCAGCGCTGCAGAACTTCATTCGCACGCTGGCCAACATCGTGCTGAAGATCCTGCTGGCCATCAGCGTGGCCTCGATGATCGGTATCGAGACGACCTCCTTCGTGGCGGCCATCGGTGGTGCCACCCTGGCCATCGGCCTGGCGCTGCAAGGCAGCCTGGCGAACTTCGCAGGCGGCGTCCTGATCCTGCTGTTCCGCCCGTTCCGCCTCGGTGACTGGATCGAGGCCCAGGGCGTAAGTGGTACCGTGGACAGCATCCAGATCTTCCACACGGTGCTGCGGACCGGCGACAACAAGACCGTGATCCTGCCCAACGGCTCCCTGTCCAACGGGATCATCACCAACACCAACCGCCAACCTACCCGCAAGGTGGTGTTCGACGTGGGGGTGGACTACGAGGCTGACCTGCAGAAGGCGCGCAACGTCCTACTGGAACTGGCCCAAGACCCACGTGTGCTGGCCGACCCCGCCCCTGTGGCGGTGGTGTCCACCCTGGGTGACAGCTCGATCACCGTCTCGCTGCGTCTATGGACAAAGACCTCGGACTACTGGGACGTGATCTTCATGCTCAACGAGCAGGCGCGTGACCGTTTGAAGGCAGAGGGGATCGACATTCCATTCCCGCAGCGGGTCATTCGCGTGGTGCAGGAAACGGCCGCGCAGTAAGACCTCAGCGCAGGCTGGCATCGATCGAGCCCGCCCTGCGGGTTCAGCAGCGTCCTTCAGAGGGCCTGCTGGGCGCGCAGGGCGGGCTTCGTTGCTCAAGGCGCTCAATGGACGCGCGCTTACACTTGCTCACAGTCAGTCATTGCGATTTCTGGCATATAGCCTCGTTCCCCGTCATCTTCGTAAACCATCATGAAACCACTGCTGTACATCACCCCGTTGCGGGCCTTGTTGTTCGGCCTGACTCTCGCACTGTTCGAACTGCTGACCTACCTGGCCAGCGACGCCGTCATGCCGGCGATGCCCGTTGTGGTGGGCGAGCTCAAGGCCGGCCCCGAATACATTCCACATGCGCTCAATCTCTATCTGCTCGGTGGCGTCTTGCTGCAATGGCTGATCGGGCCGTTGGCCGACCGCTATGGCCGCCGACCGCTGCTGCTCATAGGTTGCGCATTCTTCGGCCTGGCGTGCCTGGGCACCTTCTGGGTCCATGACATCGGCCTGTTCAACCTGCTGCGTCTGCTGCAAGGCATCGGGCTAGGGTTCGTGGTCACGGTCAGTTACCCCGCACTCAACGAGGCATTCAGCGAGGCGGATGCCGTGCGCATGATGGCCCTGCTAGCCAATATCGCCTTGCTTTCGCCACTGCTGGGGCCTTTGGTGGGGACGTTATTGCTGCAATGGCTGGACTGGCGCTGGTTGTTCGTGGCGTTCGCCATTGGCGCCGTGGTCGCCTGGTTGCTTCTGTATCGGTTGATGCCCGAAACCCTGGGGGTGGAGCGGCGCGACGGCTCGCGCCTGGCCTTTACCCCGATCCACCTGCTGCCCTTGCTGGCCGGATACGGGCAGCTGCTGTCGAACCGACGCTTCGTCGCCGGGAGCGCCGCCCTGGGCCTGGTTGGCCTGCCATTGATCGGCTGGATTGGCCTGTCCCCGGTGCTGCTCATCCACGATGAGGGGCTAAGCACGCTCGCCTATGCCCTGTGGCAGTTGCCGGTGTTCGGCGGGCTGATTCTGGGCAACCTGATCATCAACCACATTGCCGACCGTTATCCGCTGCCGACATTGGTGCGCGGTGCGCTGTGGCCGTATGTGGCCGGGCTTTGCCTGATGGTGGTGGCAACCTGGGTATGGCCGAGCGTCATCAGCCTGGTGGCGGGCCTGTCGCTCTACGCACT is part of the Pseudomonas parafulva genome and harbors:
- a CDS encoding YajQ family cyclic di-GMP-binding protein, translated to MPSFDVVSELDKHEVQNAVDNAIKELDRRYDLKGKGSFEFKDKEQTVMLTAEEEFQLEAMLEILRLALVKRKIDVKCLETKDPYASGKEKKQEAKFREGIDKDLAKKIVATIKDGKLKVQAAIQGEQVRVTGKKRDDLQEAIALLRTKEFDMPLQFNNFRD
- a CDS encoding mechanosensitive ion channel family protein, with the protein product MDLSAEVDQLVRQSETWIPMIMAYGSRLLLALVTLAIGWWVTNIVSDRLARLVGLKVHDPALQNFIRTLANIVLKILLAISVASMIGIETTSFVAAIGGATLAIGLALQGSLANFAGGVLILLFRPFRLGDWIEAQGVSGTVDSIQIFHTVLRTGDNKTVILPNGSLSNGIITNTNRQPTRKVVFDVGVDYEADLQKARNVLLELAQDPRVLADPAPVAVVSTLGDSSITVSLRLWTKTSDYWDVIFMLNEQARDRLKAEGIDIPFPQRVIRVVQETAAQ
- a CDS encoding MFS transporter; translation: MKPLLYITPLRALLFGLTLALFELLTYLASDAVMPAMPVVVGELKAGPEYIPHALNLYLLGGVLLQWLIGPLADRYGRRPLLLIGCAFFGLACLGTFWVHDIGLFNLLRLLQGIGLGFVVTVSYPALNEAFSEADAVRMMALLANIALLSPLLGPLVGTLLLQWLDWRWLFVAFAIGAVVAWLLLYRLMPETLGVERRDGSRLAFTPIHLLPLLAGYGQLLSNRRFVAGSAALGLVGLPLIGWIGLSPVLLIHDEGLSTLAYALWQLPVFGGLILGNLIINHIADRYPLPTLVRGALWPYVAGLCLMVVATWVWPSVISLVAGLSLYALGLGVANAVLYRMTLFASTQSKGLVSAMLGMITIALLGLGGALLAMIGAGASLLHFAVAAGVAGGVALCPLWSLLRGRSAQATMMP